The Arachis hypogaea cultivar Tifrunner chromosome 16, arahy.Tifrunner.gnm2.J5K5, whole genome shotgun sequence genome contains a region encoding:
- the LOC112754862 gene encoding large ribosomal subunit protein uL10 — MAGKVSKAAFDAKMWKLLRDYSQVLVVTSDNVGSNQINGIRRGLKGDSVVVMGKNSMMRRSFTLQAQRTGNKSFLNLIPLLRGNVALIFTKGDMKEVSNEVAKFKVVDPLLMCPKYLSYESYRNCSYMQSGQLPLGLKCCNQQSSQDSETFLVCSKFTPHQHCFMQRSKQFLAMSVWSPLLLLAGSL, encoded by the exons ATGGCGGGGAAGGTGTCGAAGGCGGCCTTCGACGCTAAGATGTGGAAACTACTGAGGGACTACAGCCAGGTCCTGGTGGTTACCTCCGATAACGTCGGTTCCAACCAGATAAACGGCATTCGGAGGGGTTTGAAGGGCGATTCTGTGGTCGTGATGGGTAAGAACTCCATGATGAGACGCTCTTTCACGCTCCAAGCTCAGAGGACTGGAAACAAGTCTTTTCTCAACCTTATCCCTCTTCTTAGG GGAAATGTGGCTTTGATTTTCACGAAAGGGGATATGAAGGAGGTTAGCAATGAGGTTGCCAAGTTCAAG GTTGTTGATCCTCTTCTCATGTGCCCCAAGTACTTATCATATGAATCGTACCGCAATTGTTCCTACATGCAATCTGGACAGTTACCTTTGGGCCTCAAGTGTTGTAATCAGCAGTCGTCGCAGGATTCGGAGACCTTTCTTGTATGCTCAAAATTCACTCCGCACCAGCATTGTTTCATGCAGAGATCAAAACAGTTCTTGGCAATGAGTGTATGGTCTCCTCTTCTCCTTTTAGCTGGGAGCTTGTGA